The nucleotide sequence TGAGGAATGGAAACACAACTGCCAGAGAAAAATTCATAAAAGGAAATCTGAGATTAGTACTTAGCGTTATCCAGAGGTTCAATAATAGAGGTGAGAATGCAGATGATTTATTTCAGGTTGGGTGTATAGGGCTAATAAAGTCCATAGATAACTTTGATTTAAGTCAGAATGTAAAATTTTCTACTTATGCGGTTCCGATGATTATAGGGGAGATAAGGAGATATTTAAGAGACAATAACTCAATTAGAGTAAGTAGATCTCTTAGAGACATAGCATACAGAGCACTCCAAGTCAGAGATAGACTTATAAGTAAAAACAATAAAGAACCCACTGTTTCACAAATTGCAAAGGAATTAAAAATACCTCGCGAAGAAGTGATTTTTGCCTTAGATGCTATTCAAGATCCCATATCGTTATTTGAACCAATATACCATGACGATGGTGATGCAATATATGTAATGGATCAAATAAGCGATAATAAAAATTTAGATGACAGCTGGCTTCAAAATATATCAATCAAAGAGGCTATGAAAAAGCTAAGCGATAGAGAAAAAATGATACTTAATATGAGGTTTTTTGATGGTAGAACACAAATGGAAGTTGCAGATGAAATAGGAATTTCACAAGCACAGGTATCTAGACTCGAAAAAACAGCACTGAAACATATGAAAAAATATGTTTAATTAAATTAGGATAAAAAATTGATCTACTTATTAGAAGGGCTTCCAAAGGTTTTAATGGAAGCCCTATATACATATTAGAAACAATAGAATTTATTTAGAATTTTTTGCATAAGGTAAGCATATTTTTATAGTATAAATTCATGCAGCTTTTAAAATTTAATTTAGAAGTTTTATACTATAGAGAGGTGAGAAAATATGGATTTACCATCACATTCAATAAATGCTATGAAGTCCATGGAAGTAATAGATATCAATACAGGAACAAAACTTGGGCTTATTAAAGATTTAAAAATTGATACTGAAGAATACAAGGTTATATCGATAATACTTCCTGGTTCAAAGGTAGGAGGATGGTTTTCAAAAGGAAATGATATAGAAATCGATTGGACAGACATACAGAAAATAGGCGTAGATGTAATACTTGTGAACGGTGACAATTTATTTGTAAATAAGGATTGAACAATTAACCCTAAAAAGTGTATAATGAAACTAAATATATTCTTTAACGAGGGATGTGAAGGCTTTGAAGTGCCCATTTTGTGGATATAGTGAGAGCAAGGTAGTGGATTCTAGATCTACTGAAGACAACATGGCAATAAGAAGAAGACGTGAATGTCTTGAATGTAGCAAGAGATATACAACTTATGAGAAAGTAGAAGATATACCTATATTAGTAATAAAAAAAGATTCAAGTAGGGAATTCTTTGATAAATCTAAAGTAATAAATGGGCTCATAAAGTCTTGTGAAAAGAGGCCTGTGTCTAGGCAGCAAATAGAAGATATAGCTTCTGATGTGGAAAAATCTATAAGTAATCAGATGGTTACAGAAGTAAAATCAGATGCTATAGGTGAAATGGTAATGGAAAAACTTAAAGAGATAGATGAAATTGCTTATGTAAGATTTGCATCTGTTTATAGACAATTTAAAGATATAAACACTTTTATGGAGGAAATCTTAAACCTTGTAAATAAAAAGTAAAATCGTACATAGTGCAAGTTTAAGTAAATGTTAAATTTATAGTGAATATTATTTTTTACAGTTTTACTTTAATCGGTATATTTCTTGACACAAATTAATGTTAAAATTTTATAAAATGAGGAACTAGAAGTATCTGTTTTCTTTTTACCCACTAAACTTAGAAAACAAATGTTAATTTCTGGTTCCTTGTTTTGTTAAAAGCATGTTAAAATAAGGATAAAAATAATACAAAATTTAAAAAAGATAATATAATATAGGAGTAGATTAGTGATGAATATAAAAAAAGTAGATAAATACAGTTTCTTAGAGTTTAAAGATGATAAGTTTTCATTATATTTTTCAACTGCTGAGAATGGTTTGAATTTTAATATAAACACAGAAGAAGGCAATGATAATATTAGAAATTTAAAGGATTGGTTTAATGTAAAGGATGTGGGGTATTTAAAGCAGACTCACAGCGATATTATTTTAAACTATGATTCGGATAAAGAACTTCTAGAGGGAGATGCTTTAATTACAGACAAAGACAACACTTTAGTAGGAGTTTTTACAGCAGATTGTGTTCCTGTTTTATTATACGATAAGTCTAAGAATGTAATGGCAGCCGTTCACAGTGGATGGAAGGGAACAAGTGATATGATAGTTAAAAAGACAATTATTAAGATGAAGCAGGAGTTTTTATCTACGGCATCAGATATAACTGTTTACATAGGACCACATAATAAAGCATGCTGCTATGAGTTTGGAGAAGAGGCTCTAAGTGAATTTGAAGGCAGCGGTATTTATGATATTAGTGAGATTTATAAAGATGGAAAGTTAGATCTAGAAAAATGCATAGTAAAGCAGTGTAAAAGTGAAAATGTGAATAATATAAAATGCTTAAACATATGTACAAATTGCTCTAAAGAATATAAGATGTTTTCTTATAGACGTGATGGCAAAAGTGCAGGGAGGATGTTTTCTTTTATAATAAAAAAATAATATGTGGCTGGAGGGATAATATGGCAGGCGAAAAAATACTTGTTGTAGATGATGAGGAGCATATAGTCAAGCTTATAAAATTTAACCTTGAAAACAATGGATATAAGGTTATTACGGCAGCAGATGGTGGTGAAGCACTAGAAAAGGCAAAGGGAGAAGTGCCTCAACTGGTTCTTCTAGATTTAATGCTTCCAGTTATGGATGGCTACGATGTTTGTAGAGAAATACGAAGGGATCAATCCATTTCAAACATGCCTGTAATTATGATAACAGCAAAGGGAGAAGAATTGGACAAAATATTAGGCTTGGAGCTTGGAGCAGATGATTATATAACTAAACCTTTTTCAGTTAGAGAATTAGTTGCAAGGGTGAAGGCAGTATTAAGAAGGACTAAGGTTGATTATATAGATAAAACTTTTAAATTTGGTAATATTCAAATAGATTTTCAAAGGCATAATGTTACCAAAGAGGGAGAAAAGGTAGAGCTTACCCTTAAGGAATTTGAACTTCTTCAAGTACTTATAAAGAATAAGGGCAGAGTAATGACAAGGGATTTTTTACTTGATAAAATATGGGGATATGAATACATTGGAGAAACACGTACGGTAGATGTTCACGTGAGGCATTTAAGGCAAAAAATTGAAGATGATGATAAAAATCCAAAATATATAGAAACTATAAGAGGAATAGGGTATAGATTTAACTATAGTGGTGATTAAAGTGAAAAAGAAACTTGTATTGTACAATTTGGGTATTTTAATAATAACTCTTATAATGATAACTGTATTATTTATAAAAATCGAGGATTATGAATATAGGCAAAATACAGAGCAGGATCTTAAAAGAACAAATAATGTAGTTTCCAATGTAATTGATATGAACAAAGGAAAAGATATTTCAAGTGCTCTTAAAGTCGTAATAAAAAATTCAGATATAAGAGTAACATATATAAATAAAAATGGAGTAGTTTTATATGACAATGATATAAATGCAGAAAAGCTTGATAATCACAACAAGAGAGTGGAAGTTGCAGAGGCAAGAAAAAATGGATATGGTTACAGTGTAAGGTATAGTAAATCTTTAAAAAACAATATAATTTATTATGCAAAGGTCAGAGGAGACGGCACTGTAGTAAGAACTGCTGTAGAGCTTTCCTCTGTTGAAAGGTTTGAAGCAAGATACTTAAAGTTCTATATTTATGTAATAGCTCTAAGTATCATAGCGGCAGTATATTTATCTTTTAAGCTTTCTTATGTTATTTTAAATCCAATAAGGGAACTTCAAAATACAAGCTCTAGGATTGCAATGGGAGAACTGGAAACAAGGGTTAATGTTGAATCAAGGGATGAAATAGGTCAGCTTGGAAAAACCTTTAATAACATGGCAGGAAGACTTCAATCTACAATAAGAGAATCTGTTGAAAAACAAAAAAAGCTTGAGGCTATACTTGTTAGTATGGACAGTGGAGTTATAGCAGTTGATAGAAAGCATAAAATAATAATGATAAATCCATATGCAGAAAAAATATTTGGCATAGATAAAAATATAATAGGACAAAGCCTAATGGACTGTATAAGAAATTATGAATTTGAGGACATATTTAATAAAAGAGCGGAAGGATATGCAGAAATAAAAACCTCATGGCCAAAAGAGAGAAATCTTAGAATCAAAACTGCCGATATAATAAATGGATATGAATGCATTGGAACTGTTGCTGTGGTTCAGGATATAACAGATATTAGAAAACTTGAAAACATGAGAACGCAGTTTGTAGCAAATGTATCCCATGAGCTTAAAACACCACTGACATCAATAAAAGGCTTTGCTGAAACCTTAAGATATGTTGAGGATGACAATCAAAAAGGAGAATTTCTTGATATTATTGATGATGAAGTAGATAGACTAACTAGACTCATAAGTGATATATTAACACTTTCAGATATAGAAATCAGACCGTTTATGAAAAAAGAAGAGTTTGATGTCAATGAAATAATAAAAGCTGTCTGTGGACTTTTAGAAAAATCAGCCTCTCGTAAGAATATAAGCTTAAAAGTATTTGGAGAGGATGTACCTAATTTAATTGGGGATAACGATAAGTTTAAACAAATGATTATAAATTTGGTTGACAATGCTATAAAGTATACAGAAGCTGGTGGAGAGGTATCGGTATATAAGAAGTATACAAAAGATGATGTTATTATATCCGTCAAGGATAACGGTGTAGGCATACCGAAGGAGCATCTTCAAAGAATATTTGAAAGATTTTATAGAGTTGATAAGGCTCGTTCAAGAGCAAATGGAGGAACTGGTCTTGGGCTTGCCATAGTAAAGCATATAGTACTGAATTTTAACGGCAGCATAAATATTGAAAGTAAGTTAGGTGTTGGAACTGAATTTATTATCACAATACCTTATAAATAGTTTAAAAGAGCTTCTTTAAATTTTTAAAGAGGCTCTTTTTTTAACAAACATTTAAAATTACATAAATTAGATATAATCTTCTTTACTTATTATAGATGTATAAACAAACTTATTGTAAAGGAGATACTATATGAATTTTACATTGATGAAAAAAATGAAGAAAGAAAAAAGGGTTTCAATAGCTTACAGAATAGCATTTATAGTGACAGGATTAATAATTTCCATTATGGCAGCAGCAGACGGCATCATTTATTATGAAGCTTACACAAATATCTATAAAATAAATAAAAGCAATATGAAAGTGGTTTCCTCTGAAATATACAATAATTTTAAAAACTTAGTATCACTTCAAGATAATGAGGCGAAAAATTTATCGGAGGACTCTTACTTAAGAAAAATAGTCACCTATAATAAAAATATTTCCACAGATGAAATGAGTATGCTAAAAAATAAACTTAAAGGTGACAGCGACAAAGAAGTTGAAAATATATTTTTTGCAGGTCAGTTATGACAAGCAAACCTGTTATAACATTTGCAAATCCAATAAAAGATGACGATGGGAATACATTAGGTGTAGTTGGTAAAACTATTTTTGTAGACTATTTCTCAAAAAGATTTGACAGTTTTAAGTATATGGGAAATAGTACAAAGCTTCTTTCGTTAAATGCAGCTATTGAAGCTAGTAGATTGGGAGAAGAGGGAAAAGGCTTTGGTGTTGTGGCGTCCGAGATTAAAAAGCTGTCTAACAATGTTGAAACTCAAATTGTAAATATAGGGGAAATAGTAGCGCAAATCAATGAAAAAATAGTTAACATGAAAGATAAGATGACGTCTCTTAATCGTGATTATAAAGATTAAATAGCTGCTGTTAAAAATACTAAAACAAATTATAATAATGTATTTTCTCTAATTCAAGAAATAAATAATAATATAAAGTATGTTGATGAAAATGCAAACTATGTAAGTTCTCAAAATAAAAATATATACCATGAATTTAAAAACATAAGTGCATTTTATGATGAATTTAATACATCAATAGAGCTGGAAGAAAACATAGGTAAGTTTAGATTGTAAAGATCAATGTTAAATTTAATTAACATTAGTATAATACTCAATTAACATTAAAAATGTAACATGTTAACTGTAAAGAGGAGAGGAACCTAGTTATTAGGTTTTGAATTTAGTTACCAATCTATATATCTATACTTTGGAGGTATTTTAAATGAAAAGTAAAAAAATCAAATTAATGTCTGTAGCTATAACAATGACAATTATGGCTGGTTTATTTGTAGGATGTGGAAATTCAAATTCAAGCAGCAATAAAAGTAGTTCTTCAACTACGAAGAAGGTCTCTGGATCAATTACACTTTCAGGATCTACAGCACTTCAACCATTGGCAGAAAAATCTGTAGATGGTTTTAAAGAAAAATATCCCGATGTGAGTGTTAATGTTCAAGGAGGAGGAAGTGGTACTGGATTAAACCAGGTGCTTCAAGGAGCAGTTGAAGTGGGAAATTCAGATATCTTTGCAGAAGAAAAATTAAATGCAGATGATGCAAAAAAATTAACAGATCATAAAGTATGTGCAATAGGCTTTGCTGTAGTTACTAACAACGATGTAAATGTAAAGAATTTAACAAAACAGCAGGTTCAAGATATATTTACTGGTAAGATAACAAACTGGAATCAAGTTGGTGGACCAAGTGAAGCAATAAACATAGTTCACAGACCTAAATCCTCTGGAACAAGAGCAACTTTCACTAAAACAGTTATGGATGGAAAAGACGAAAAAGATGATATTGGAACTACACAGGACGCCAGTGGATCAGTTAAAACTGCAATGACAAGTGCAAAAGGTTCTATAAGTTACTTAGCATTTTCTTATCTTGTAACAGATGAGGGTAAAAAAGATATAAATATTCTATCATTAGATGGAGTAGAGGCTACTTCAAAGAATGTAGAAAATGGTACTTATCCTTTCTGGTCATATGAGCATATGTACACAAAAGGTAAAGGAAATGATGCAGCTAAAGCATTTATAGATTATATGATGAGTTCAGATAATAAAGCCTTAATTGAAAAAATGGGATATATATCAGCATCTAATATAAAGAAATAGTTAAGATACATAATTGTACCACAATATTAAAAACAGTATTATGGTGCAATTATCATTTTAAATTTAAATAATATAAAAACTTAAATTGAGGTAAAGCTATGGAAAAAAGAAGTTTTCTTAAAAAACTCAAAACAGAATATGTTGGAAGGGGATTTGCTACTATTTGTGGAGTTTTTATAGTTATTTTAACCCTTTCAATTATTTTTTTTATTGCATCTAAAGGCATATCAACATTTACCAAAAGGCATTATTCTATTTTTGATTTTTTAATGTCAAGTACATGGAAACCAGATAGTAAAACTCCTAAGCTTGGAGCATTTATATTCCTAGAAGGATCTACAATGGTATCAATTGGAGCGGTAATTTTAAGTACACCTATGGCAATTGCTTTAGCTGTATTTATGAATATTATATCACCTAAGCTTGGAGATAGAGTATTAAAGCCTTCATTAGAGCTCTTTGTTGGAATTCCATCTGTAGTTTATGGATGGATTGGGGTAACGGTTTTAGTTCCTTTTATAAAAAATCATTTTGGAGGAGTTGGCTTCAGCTTAGGTGCTGGAATTTTAGTTCTCAGCATAATGATTTTGCCTACAATTGCAAGTCTATCTTCAGATGCTATAAAAAATGTACACAATGAATATATCGAAGGCTCATACGGATTAGGTGCCACAAGATGGCAAACAATATATAAAATAATAATACCATCAAGTAAAAATGGAATACTTACAGGAATTGTTTTGGGACTTGCAAGGGCTTTTGGAGAGGCATTAGCAGTTCAAATGGTAATAGGTAATACAGTAAAATCAGCTCAAGGACTTTTTTCTCCTACTACCACTTTGACAAGCGTACTTACAATGGATATGGCTAATACTCCAAATGGAACTGCATGGAATGATGCACTTTGGTCTCTTGCGTTTTTACTTCTTGTAATTTCGTTTATATTTATAGTAATTATAAGATTTATAGGGAGAAAAGGTGAGGTTTAATGAAATCTAAACTATACGATAAGATAGCAACAATAATTTTATACTTGATTTCTTTATTTGTAGTTATACTGCTTGCAGCCTTTATAATTTTTATAATTTATAGGGGCCGTGATTCCTTGAATTTGAGTTTTTTATTTGGCAATCCTAAAATAGCGGAAAAGGGCGGCGGTATAGGTCCAGAACTTTTTAATTCTTTTTATATGCTTATAGTGTCTCTTCTTATAACAGTACCAATTGGTATAGGTGCGGGTATTTATATGTCTGAATATGCAAAGGAAGGCAGGATATTAAATTTTATAAGGCTGTGCATAGAAACAATGGCATCACTGCCCTCTATAGTTGTTGGTTTATTTGGTTTGTTAGTATTTGTAACAATGACGCATTGGGGTTATACAATTTTATCGGGAGCGCTTGTCATAACCATTTTAAATTTGCCATCAATGACAAGGGTATCAGAAAATGCAATAAGGGCATCTTCCTCTAAGGTTAAGGAGGCGAGCCTTGGACTCGGAGCTACTAATTGGCAGACAATAAAAAATATAGTACTTCCCTCTGCCATGCCGGAGATATTAACAGGTATAATTTTATCCGCAGGTAGAATTTTTGGAGAAGCTGCTGCACTTTTATATACAGCAGGAATGAGTGCTCCAAATCTTAATTTCGATACAATAAGCTTGGTTGATAAGACTTCAGCTTTCAGTTTGTTTAGACCAGCTGAAACTTTGGCTGTTCATATATGGAAATTAAACTCAGAAGGTATGATTCCAGATGCCACAAAGATTGCTAATGGTTCTTCTGCTGTACTGGTACTAATGGTGCTGTTATTTAATTTTATGGCAAGAATCATAGGAAGAAAGATATATAGTTTATACAGCGGTAAGTAAGGAGGAGAAAAATGGGCATAATACAAACTAAGGACTTAAATTTATATTATGGAAATGTTCAGGCATTAAAAAAGATAAACCTTGATTTCAGTGCTAATACGGTAACTGCACTTATAGGACCGTCTGGCTGCGGAAAGTCGACTTTTTTAAGAACAATAAATAGAATGAATGATTTAATAAGCACTGTTAAAATAGACGGTGAGGTAATGTTTGAGGGAAAAGATGTATATAAGGATTATGATGAGATAGAGCTTAGAAAAAGAGTAGGTATGGTATTTCAAAAGCCAAATCCATTTCCTATGTCTATATATGATAATGTAGCCTATGGTCCTAGAATACATGGAATAAAAAATAAGGGTAAATTAGACGAAATTGTGGAAAGAAGCTTAAAAGGCTCTGCACTTTGGGAAGAAGTTAAGGATAGATTGAAAAAGAGTGCACTTGGTCTTTCAGGAGGACAGCAGCAAAGATTATGTATTGCTAGAACACTTGCAGTTGAACCAGAAGTTCTTCTTATGGATGAACCTACATCGGCACTGGATCCAATATCAACACTTAAAATAGAAGAACTAATGGATGAATTAAAACATAAGTATACAGTAATTATAGTAACCCATAATATGCAGCAGGCAGGAAGAATATCTGATAATACGGCTTTCTTTTTAAATGGTGAAGTTGTAGAAAATGGAAAAACAGAGGATATTTTTTATAAACCAAAGGATAAAAGAACTGAGGACTATATAACAGGAAGATTCGGATAGGCTTTTAAAATTTATTTGTGGGGTGTAAAAAATGACAAGAAAAATCTTTGAATCTGATTTAGAAGAGCTTCACTCTGAACTTTTAAGAATGGGCAGCATGGCAGAAAAACAGATCTATGATTGTATGGAAGCTTTAGAGAAACAAGATGAAAATATGGCTGAAGTAATTATAAAAAAAGATGACATAATAGATGATATGCAAAAGGAAATAGAAAACAAGGTTATAAGACTTATAGCAATGCAGCAGCCAATAGTTGCTGAGGATTTGAGAAATATATTTACTACTGTAAAAATAGTAACAGACCTTGAAAGATTAGGAGATCATGCTGTAGATATAGCAAAAGCCATAAAAAGATTAAATGGTGAAAAACACCATGATATAGTAAAAGAGATATGGAACATGGGGAATAAAGTTAAGTCAATGATAAAGGATTCCTTGGACGCTTATGTGGAGAGGAATTTAGATAAAGCCTATGAAGTCTGTAAGAGAGACGACGATGTTGATTCTTTATATAAGAGAATTTTCAATGAACTTCTAAATATAATGAGCGAGGATAAAAGCAAGGTAAATCAGCTTACTCAATTTTTATTTGTTTGTAAATACCTTGAGAGAATCGGAGATAGGACCACTAACGTGTGTGAAAGCACTATATACCTTATTACAGGTAAGCAGGTGGATCTTAACGATTAAATCTTATGCATGACTGTTCTAATTTGATTGTGGATAATTTATTTAAATCTACTAATCATAAGAACAGTTATTTTTTATTTTATGGCAAATGCTTGTATTCTTGACTTAAAAGACTTAATAATGTAATATAACTAAAGAGTTTAAATATGTGAACACTATTATTGTAGGGAGTAATTATGGAAAATAAAATTGTTAAAATTGAGCCTCAAAGCATAGCGGAAGAAATGGGCATTGAGGTTGGAGATAGTCTTATAAGTATAAATGGTAAAGAAGTAAAAGATATAATAGATTATAGATTTTTAATGGCAGATGAATATGTTGTTGTAAAAATACAAAAAACTAATAAAGAAATATGGGAACTTGAAATAGAAAAAGAATATGATGAGAAGCTGGGAGTGGAATTTGAAAGTGGAATTTTAGATTCTGCAAAAAGCTGTAGAAATAAGTGTATATTTTGTTTTATAGATCAGCTTCCTAAAGGAATGAGAAAAACACTTTATTTTAAGGATGATGACTCCAGACTTTCGTTTTTGCAGGGAAACTTTGTAACTCTCACAAATATGAGTGATGATGATATAGATAGGATAATAAAGTATAGGATAAGTCCAATAAATATATCAGTTCAAACAACAAATCCTGAATTGAGAAAAAAAATGCTAAACAATAAATTTGCAGGAAACCTAATGGAGAGGATGAAAAAACTCTCTAATGCAGGTATAACAATGAACTGTCAAGTTGTTCTATGTCCTGGAATAAATAGTGGAGAAGAATTTTCAAAAACGGTTAATGATCTTTATAAACTCTATCCTTCTGTTAAAAATATAGCAGGAGTGCCAGTTGGAATAACATCTTACAGAGAAGGACTTTTTAACATGGTTCCATATGATTCTCAAAGTGCCTTAAAGGAGATAGAAAATATAAAACCTATACAAGAAAAATTCATAAAAGAAATTGGCAGTCCTTTTGTAAGGCTTTCAGATGAATTTTATGTATTATCAGGCATACCAATTCCCAAGGCAGAGTTCTATGGAGAGTTTGAACAATTTGAAGATGGAATAGGTATGATACGTACTTTTAGGGATAACATAAATATGTCTTTAGATAATCTAAAAGATGGTATACATAAGTCCTTTACCATGGTTACAGGAGTTTTAGCCTATGAAGAAATAGAAAATGCAGCTAAAATGCTTATGGAAAAAAGCAGAGGGTTAAAAATAAATGTTATAAAAGTAATAAATGAGTTTTTTGGTGAAAAGATAACTGTAGCGGGACTACTGACAGGAAGAGATATTTTAAACTATCTAAAAAGAAATGAAGTTGGCGATTACATAATTCTTCCGTCCAATATGCTCAAAAGTGATGAAGATGTATTTTTAGATGATGTTAAAGTTTTAGATATTGAAAAAGAGTTAAATAAAAAAGTTCTTGTTTGTAATTATTCAGGCGAAGACTTAGTGGATATAATAAATAAAAATGGCAGGGAGGAATAAAAATGGCTAAACCATTAGTTACAATAGTTGGAAGACCTAATGTTGGAAAATCAACTTTATTTAATAAGCTTGCTGGAAAAAGAGTTTCAATTGTTGAGGATACTCCAGGAGTTACAAGAGACAGAATATACGCTGAATCAGAGTGGGTAGGAAAGAAATTTACTATAATAGATACAGGTGGAATTGAGCCTGAAAACAATGACATAATACTTACACAAATGAGAAGACAGGCACAGATAGCAATTGAAATGTCTGATGTTATCATATTTATGGTGGACGGTAAGCAGGGACTTACAGATACGGATAATGAAGTTGCGATAATGCTTAGAAAAAGTAAAAAACCTATAGTTTTAGTTGTAAATAAAATTGATAAAA is from Clostridium acetobutylicum ATCC 824 and encodes:
- the phoU gene encoding phosphate signaling complex protein PhoU — encoded protein: MTRKIFESDLEELHSELLRMGSMAEKQIYDCMEALEKQDENMAEVIIKKDDIIDDMQKEIENKVIRLIAMQQPIVAEDLRNIFTTVKIVTDLERLGDHAVDIAKAIKRLNGEKHHDIVKEIWNMGNKVKSMIKDSLDAYVERNLDKAYEVCKRDDDVDSLYKRIFNELLNIMSEDKSKVNQLTQFLFVCKYLERIGDRTTNVCESTIYLITGKQVDLND
- a CDS encoding DUF512 domain-containing protein, with protein sequence MENKIVKIEPQSIAEEMGIEVGDSLISINGKEVKDIIDYRFLMADEYVVVKIQKTNKEIWELEIEKEYDEKLGVEFESGILDSAKSCRNKCIFCFIDQLPKGMRKTLYFKDDDSRLSFLQGNFVTLTNMSDDDIDRIIKYRISPINISVQTTNPELRKKMLNNKFAGNLMERMKKLSNAGITMNCQVVLCPGINSGEEFSKTVNDLYKLYPSVKNIAGVPVGITSYREGLFNMVPYDSQSALKEIENIKPIQEKFIKEIGSPFVRLSDEFYVLSGIPIPKAEFYGEFEQFEDGIGMIRTFRDNINMSLDNLKDGIHKSFTMVTGVLAYEEIENAAKMLMEKSRGLKINVIKVINEFFGEKITVAGLLTGRDILNYLKRNEVGDYIILPSNMLKSDEDVFLDDVKVLDIEKELNKKVLVCNYSGEDLVDIINKNGREE